Proteins from one Terriglobales bacterium genomic window:
- the ccsB gene encoding c-type cytochrome biogenesis protein CcsB, with product MSRVKVQENTTPAGGSALLIAVGLGIVFLLFVAFLNIVKPATPGAPVQFFTESNLLYVSLILYSGATALYIGFGVTGIDRYVKVASLVTWAGFIATTAAAGHRWYMAGHPPFANIYEMLLSFVWTIVGLTLISEKRFKVRVIGTVTMPIAVVGVVLMQLLPNDVRPLVPALQSTWLHIHVTLAMLSYAACALSFALAMMFLIQDNMKTETFQVATSTFTAAIYAGLLGTRFEKWGGLSVTAYDLQNKEEMFLGPKVRLMVTIPELGWLFVVVLIAVTLPIVLYIWGRVTKDDSKFLLASRAVFVSIALQAVALGAFVLRAREGAYPSLDAEGLFTTSLAASPFVLAGLVSGIFASLLYLMMVWRRRDLERLLPTADVLDMITYKTICIGFPLLTLMIAAGAYWANRTWGSYWSWDPKETWAAITWLVYAGYLHMRVTRGWRGRRAAYFAILGFAVVMFTFFGVTYLLPGLHAYA from the coding sequence ATGTCTCGAGTGAAGGTACAAGAAAACACAACGCCGGCAGGAGGCAGTGCCTTACTGATAGCCGTGGGACTCGGCATTGTGTTCCTGTTGTTCGTGGCTTTCTTGAATATCGTGAAGCCCGCCACGCCGGGCGCGCCGGTTCAGTTCTTTACGGAAAGCAATCTTCTTTATGTTTCATTAATTCTTTACTCTGGTGCGACGGCTCTCTATATCGGGTTTGGCGTCACGGGCATTGACCGTTATGTGAAAGTCGCCTCGCTGGTGACATGGGCTGGATTCATCGCAACCACGGCGGCGGCGGGGCACCGGTGGTATATGGCCGGACACCCACCTTTCGCCAACATCTACGAAATGCTGCTCAGCTTCGTGTGGACGATCGTAGGCCTGACGCTGATTTCGGAGAAACGGTTCAAGGTACGAGTGATCGGCACGGTCACGATGCCGATCGCAGTTGTCGGCGTGGTACTGATGCAACTGCTGCCAAATGATGTTCGGCCGCTGGTTCCGGCGCTGCAATCGACCTGGCTGCACATTCACGTAACACTGGCCATGTTGTCCTATGCTGCGTGCGCGCTGAGCTTTGCGCTGGCGATGATGTTCCTGATCCAGGACAACATGAAGACCGAAACCTTCCAGGTCGCGACAAGCACCTTTACGGCAGCGATTTACGCCGGGCTGCTCGGAACGCGCTTCGAAAAGTGGGGCGGTCTGAGCGTGACCGCGTACGACCTTCAGAACAAGGAAGAGATGTTCCTTGGGCCGAAGGTCAGGCTGATGGTGACGATACCCGAATTGGGATGGCTGTTCGTTGTGGTGTTAATCGCCGTGACCTTGCCGATCGTGCTGTACATCTGGGGCCGAGTCACGAAAGACGACAGCAAATTCCTGCTGGCCAGCCGTGCAGTGTTCGTGAGCATCGCCTTGCAGGCGGTGGCGCTTGGGGCATTCGTACTTCGCGCGCGTGAAGGCGCATATCCGTCGCTCGATGCGGAAGGCCTCTTTACGACGAGCCTTGCGGCAAGTCCCTTCGTACTGGCGGGACTGGTGTCCGGCATCTTCGCTTCCCTGCTCTACCTGATGATGGTGTGGCGTCGTCGCGATCTTGAGCGTCTTTTGCCCACCGCGGACGTCCTCGACATGATCACTTACAAGACGATCTGCATCGGATTCCCGCTGCTCACGCTGATGATTGCGGCCGGCGCGTACTGGGCGAATCGCACGTGGGGCTCGTACTGGAGCTGGGATCCGAAGGAGACCTGGGCTGCCATCACTTGGCTCGTGTACGCAGGGTATCTGCACATGCGCGTGACTCGAGGATGGCGCGGACGGCGGGCGGCCTATTTTGCAATCCTCGGCTTCGCGGTCGTGATGTTCACGTTCTTCGGCGTCACCTACCTGCTGCCCGGCTTGCACGCCTACGCTTAA